The Pseudarthrobacter sulfonivorans genome includes a window with the following:
- a CDS encoding putative quinol monooxygenase, translating to MSAPIDLQATFIPNDGEFFRVKLALEIAIDEVVNEPGCIRYELTEATEEKLVLTEQWESEELLAKHSKGTAVQDLNESLSALLAEPVQLDRL from the coding sequence ATGAGTGCACCCATCGACCTGCAGGCAACGTTCATCCCCAACGACGGCGAGTTCTTCCGTGTGAAGCTCGCCCTGGAAATCGCCATCGACGAGGTGGTGAACGAGCCTGGCTGCATCCGCTACGAGCTGACCGAGGCCACCGAAGAGAAGCTGGTCCTCACGGAACAGTGGGAATCCGAGGAACTGCTTGCGAAGCACTCCAAGGGCACCGCGGTCCAGGACCTGAACGAATCCCTGAGCGCGCTGCTGGCCGAGCCCGTGCAGCTGGACCGCCTGTAA
- a CDS encoding AMP-binding protein: protein MRAYTAGDTDVPLLEETIGQNFERVVARFPFHDALIEAAPVPGADARRWSYTKMNDDVDRLARALLASGVAKGDRVGIWSPNCAEWTLLQYATAKAGAILVNVNPAYRSHELEFVVKQNGMRMLVAAPSDRNSDYVGMARQALAGCPDLRELVFLPDYGMDGLDAGGPQSDAELTYAELLKRADAVGHSGLKARMAELDPHDPINLQYTSGTTGFPKGATLTHHNILNNGYSIGELLGYTEHDRVVIPVPFYHCFGMVIGNLAALSHGAATIIPGRGFTPAAALEAVQDFGGTSLYGVPTMFIAELALPDFSSYDLATLRTGVMAGSVCPIDVMNRVISEMHMVDVAICYGMTETSPVSTMTRNGDTLQHRTETVGRTMPRLENQIVDPGTGEVLERGEIGELCTRGYAVMAGYWDQPETTAEAIDTDRWMHTGDLARMDDEGYVVIEGRIKDLVIRGGENIYPREIEEFLYSHPSIQDVQVIGVPDARYGEELMACIILTAGAEPLDAAAVAEFCRGKLAHYKIPRYVDVRESFPMTVSGKIRKVEMREEAVARLGL, encoded by the coding sequence ATGCGCGCTTACACAGCCGGGGACACTGACGTCCCGCTCCTCGAGGAAACCATCGGCCAGAACTTTGAACGGGTGGTGGCCCGGTTCCCCTTCCACGACGCGCTGATCGAGGCCGCGCCGGTGCCGGGCGCTGACGCCCGCCGCTGGAGCTACACGAAAATGAACGACGACGTCGATCGCCTCGCGCGTGCACTGCTCGCCTCGGGGGTGGCCAAGGGGGACCGGGTGGGCATCTGGAGCCCGAACTGCGCCGAGTGGACGCTGCTGCAGTACGCTACGGCCAAAGCCGGAGCCATCCTCGTCAATGTGAACCCGGCCTACCGGAGCCACGAGCTGGAGTTTGTGGTGAAGCAGAACGGCATGCGGATGCTGGTGGCGGCACCGTCGGACCGGAACAGCGACTATGTGGGGATGGCGCGCCAGGCGCTCGCCGGCTGCCCGGACCTGCGGGAGCTGGTGTTCCTGCCGGATTACGGCATGGACGGGCTCGACGCAGGTGGCCCCCAAAGTGATGCGGAGCTGACGTACGCCGAGCTGCTCAAGCGGGCTGACGCCGTCGGCCATTCCGGCCTGAAGGCCCGCATGGCGGAGCTCGACCCACACGATCCCATCAACCTGCAGTACACCTCCGGGACCACGGGCTTCCCCAAGGGGGCCACGCTGACGCACCACAACATCCTGAACAACGGCTACTCCATCGGTGAGCTGCTGGGCTACACCGAGCACGACCGGGTGGTGATTCCGGTGCCGTTCTACCACTGCTTCGGGATGGTGATCGGCAACCTGGCAGCCCTCAGCCACGGTGCGGCCACCATCATCCCCGGGCGCGGCTTCACGCCGGCGGCCGCGCTGGAGGCGGTCCAGGACTTCGGCGGGACATCGCTGTACGGTGTGCCCACCATGTTCATCGCCGAGCTGGCGCTGCCGGACTTTTCCTCCTACGACCTGGCCACGCTCAGGACAGGCGTGATGGCGGGATCGGTGTGCCCCATCGATGTGATGAACCGGGTGATCTCGGAGATGCACATGGTGGATGTGGCCATTTGCTACGGCATGACGGAGACCTCCCCGGTGTCCACCATGACCCGGAACGGTGACACGCTGCAGCATCGCACCGAGACCGTGGGCCGCACCATGCCGAGGCTGGAAAACCAGATCGTGGACCCTGGCACCGGCGAAGTGCTGGAGCGCGGCGAGATCGGCGAGCTGTGCACCCGGGGCTACGCCGTCATGGCCGGGTACTGGGACCAGCCGGAGACGACCGCGGAGGCCATCGACACCGACCGCTGGATGCACACCGGCGACCTCGCCCGGATGGACGACGAGGGCTACGTGGTGATCGAAGGCCGCATCAAGGACCTCGTGATCCGCGGCGGCGAAAACATCTACCCGCGCGAGATCGAGGAGTTCCTGTACAGCCACCCGTCCATCCAGGACGTGCAGGTGATCGGGGTGCCCGATGCCAGATACGGCGAGGAACTGATGGCCTGCATCATCCTCACTGCGGGCGCGGAACCGCTGGACGCGGCCGCCGTCGCCGAATTCTGCCGCGGGAAATTGGCACACTACAAGATCCCGCGCTACGTGGACGTCCGCGAAAGCTTCCCCATGACCGTTTCGGGGAAGATCCGCAAGGTGGAGATGCGCGAGGAAGCCGTGGCCCGCCTGGGTCTCTGA
- a CDS encoding ABC transporter permease, whose protein sequence is MAVHSTEVLEKPGLVQILNDTRFVFWREMLLPLRDPFSLVFSLLQPLVFLGLFGPLLGAAVGAPAFGGQSTLQWFLPGVVVMIALFGTSMTGSNLQYELMTGSYERILATPLSRSSLMIGRALKEWAPLVVQGLLIALVCIPFGFVFYPLHVLFGLVILGIFGIGLGALSYALALVSQNKEWIFWGVQQTLLFPLMILSGIMLPIEAGPDWMKTASLFNPLTYLVNAERELFAGGVGTDTLLGLLAASVTAAVGLVVGVRTINRNIS, encoded by the coding sequence ATGGCTGTGCATAGCACCGAGGTCCTGGAAAAGCCGGGCTTGGTCCAGATCCTGAATGACACCAGATTCGTCTTTTGGCGCGAGATGCTGCTGCCGCTGCGGGACCCGTTCTCGCTGGTTTTCTCGCTGCTCCAGCCGCTCGTGTTCCTGGGGCTCTTCGGCCCGTTGCTCGGCGCGGCCGTGGGCGCACCGGCATTCGGCGGCCAGTCCACGCTCCAGTGGTTCCTGCCCGGCGTCGTGGTCATGATTGCCCTGTTCGGCACCTCCATGACCGGCTCCAACCTGCAGTACGAGCTGATGACCGGTTCGTACGAGCGGATCCTGGCCACGCCGCTGTCCCGTTCGTCGCTGATGATCGGGCGGGCGCTGAAGGAATGGGCGCCGCTGGTGGTGCAGGGACTGCTGATCGCCCTGGTCTGCATCCCGTTCGGCTTTGTCTTCTATCCGCTGCACGTGCTGTTCGGCCTGGTCATCCTGGGCATTTTTGGCATCGGACTCGGCGCCCTCTCCTACGCGCTGGCGCTGGTATCGCAGAACAAGGAGTGGATCTTCTGGGGCGTGCAGCAGACGCTGCTCTTCCCGCTGATGATCCTGTCCGGCATCATGCTGCCCATCGAGGCCGGGCCGGACTGGATGAAGACCGCCAGTCTCTTCAACCCCCTGACCTACCTGGTGAACGCCGAACGGGAACTGTTCGCCGGCGGCGTCGGGACCGACACGCTCCTGGGCCTCCTCGCCGCATCGGTGACGGCCGCCGTCGGGCTCGTTGTGGGTGTGCGGACCATCAACCGCAACATCAGCTGA
- a CDS encoding ABC transporter ATP-binding protein: protein MIHTDKLTKTFTVKKETVEAVKGVDIDVAPGELVAFLGPNGAGKSTTLRMLTTLLRPTSGTATVAGVDVAADPAGVRARIGYIGQGNGGGHSFRVIDELIMQGRFYGMNSTDAAARAQELLKSLDLADLAKRTVIKLSGGQRRRMDVALGLMHSPRLLFLDEPSTGMDPQNRANLWEHIMRMRAEHGTTIVLTTHYMDEADSMSERVIVIDHGQIIADDTAARLKANLAGDLLAVEVAADSAAGVRGLLGRAAAGGEVNEFVYDGVVRFRLRLTEGARLAPVLLQQMNDAGAPAQSLELKPPTLDDVFLELTGRNLREGADR, encoded by the coding sequence ATGATCCACACTGACAAGCTAACCAAGACATTCACCGTCAAGAAGGAAACGGTAGAAGCCGTCAAGGGAGTCGACATCGATGTTGCCCCGGGCGAGCTTGTGGCGTTCCTTGGCCCGAACGGCGCGGGCAAATCCACCACCCTGCGAATGCTCACTACGCTGCTCCGGCCCACTTCCGGCACGGCAACCGTCGCGGGTGTGGACGTCGCCGCGGATCCGGCGGGCGTACGCGCCCGGATCGGTTACATCGGCCAGGGCAACGGCGGCGGCCACAGCTTCCGGGTCATCGACGAACTGATTATGCAGGGCCGGTTCTACGGTATGAACTCCACGGATGCCGCCGCCCGGGCGCAGGAGCTGCTGAAATCCCTGGACCTGGCCGACCTCGCCAAGCGCACCGTCATCAAGCTGTCCGGCGGGCAGCGGCGGCGGATGGACGTGGCCCTGGGGCTGATGCACTCGCCGCGGCTGCTGTTCTTGGATGAACCGTCCACCGGCATGGACCCGCAGAACCGGGCCAACCTGTGGGAGCACATCATGCGGATGCGCGCCGAGCACGGCACCACCATCGTCCTGACCACGCACTACATGGACGAGGCCGATTCCATGTCCGAGCGCGTGATCGTGATTGACCACGGGCAGATCATCGCCGATGACACAGCCGCCCGGCTGAAGGCCAACCTCGCCGGTGACCTGCTCGCCGTCGAGGTCGCGGCGGATTCCGCAGCGGGCGTGCGGGGGCTGCTGGGGCGGGCCGCCGCGGGCGGTGAGGTCAACGAATTTGTCTACGACGGCGTGGTCCGCTTCCGCCTGCGGCTCACCGAAGGCGCACGGCTGGCGCCGGTGCTGCTGCAGCAAATGAACGACGCCGGCGCTCCCGCCCAGTCCCTGGAGCTGAAACCGCCAACCCTGGACGACGTGTTCCTGGAACTGACCGGCCGCAACCTCCGGGAAGGAGCAGACCGCTGA
- a CDS encoding DNA-3-methyladenine glycosylase family protein, with product MTILDAPARIAAAADASLRWHPDGPYSLHQTLGILLRGTGDPSFSFGPDRLWTAFTTPDGPVTLRLTAAADGAVDAQAWGPGSAAGLAGVPRLLGAEDDWSAFDEPDFHATLPRMVRDARRRNLAVRLPSTGRVVDCLVPTILEQKVTVIEARRGYRYLMYRFGSPAPAAGSAAPEGLRLQPTPEQWLRIPSWEWHQAGVGPQRSATVMRALRSAVALERLAALPSVEAAAKLQVIPGIGVWTAAEVVQRTHGCPDSIAVGDYHLAAYVGAALTGRRTDDAGMLALLEPWTGHRQRVVRMIGLSGFRKPTFGPRMTIQDHRRH from the coding sequence ATGACCATCCTTGACGCTCCGGCCCGGATTGCCGCCGCCGCGGATGCGTCCCTGCGCTGGCATCCGGACGGCCCGTACAGCCTGCACCAGACGCTGGGCATACTCCTGCGGGGTACCGGAGATCCGTCGTTTTCGTTCGGGCCTGACAGGTTATGGACTGCGTTTACGACGCCGGACGGCCCGGTCACGCTGCGCCTCACCGCTGCCGCGGATGGGGCTGTTGATGCCCAGGCCTGGGGTCCCGGTTCCGCCGCCGGACTCGCCGGAGTGCCCCGGCTCCTGGGCGCCGAGGACGACTGGTCGGCGTTTGACGAACCGGACTTCCACGCCACGCTCCCCCGGATGGTCCGTGACGCCCGACGCCGGAACCTGGCTGTCCGGCTGCCCTCCACCGGGCGGGTGGTTGATTGCCTCGTGCCCACCATCCTCGAGCAGAAGGTCACCGTCATTGAGGCCCGCCGCGGCTACCGGTACCTGATGTACCGGTTCGGCTCGCCGGCTCCGGCGGCCGGAAGCGCGGCGCCGGAAGGGCTCCGCCTCCAGCCCACGCCTGAGCAGTGGCTGCGCATCCCCTCGTGGGAATGGCACCAGGCCGGAGTGGGACCCCAGCGTTCGGCGACCGTCATGCGGGCGCTGCGATCCGCCGTCGCGCTTGAACGGCTGGCCGCCCTTCCGTCCGTGGAGGCGGCAGCAAAGCTGCAGGTGATTCCCGGTATCGGGGTGTGGACCGCGGCCGAAGTGGTGCAGCGGACCCACGGCTGCCCGGACTCCATCGCGGTGGGCGACTACCACCTCGCCGCCTATGTGGGCGCCGCCCTTACCGGCCGCCGGACGGACGATGCCGGCATGCTGGCCCTGCTTGAGCCGTGGACCGGCCACCGGCAGCGGGTGGTCCGGATGATCGGCCTGAGCGGCTTCCGCAAACCGACGTTCGGGCCGCGGATGACCATCCAAGACCACCGCCGGCACTGA
- a CDS encoding VOC family protein — translation MAGVVHFEIPADDKERANTFYQSAFGWTLTPMEEMDYTIATTTPSDEQTGMPSAPGAINGALTPRTDNLTSPVITIDVEDVDAALAQVESAGGTVTQAKDAVPGMGYYAYFKDTEGNTLGLWHTDSSAGS, via the coding sequence GTGGCTGGAGTTGTGCATTTCGAGATCCCCGCCGATGACAAAGAACGCGCCAACACCTTCTACCAAAGCGCGTTTGGCTGGACCCTGACCCCCATGGAGGAGATGGACTACACCATCGCCACCACCACGCCGTCGGACGAACAGACGGGCATGCCAAGCGCGCCCGGGGCCATCAACGGGGCCCTGACCCCGCGCACGGACAACCTCACATCGCCCGTCATCACCATCGATGTGGAGGACGTTGACGCCGCCTTGGCGCAGGTCGAATCCGCCGGCGGCACCGTAACCCAGGCCAAGGACGCCGTTCCGGGCATGGGCTACTACGCATATTTCAAGGACACCGAGGGCAACACCCTGGGCCTCTGGCACACAGATTCCTCGGCAGGGAGCTGA
- a CDS encoding cystathionine beta-synthase → MKYAQSVLDLIGNTPLIKLNHVTEGLKATVLVKLEYINPGGSIKDRIAVKMIEEAERTGKLLPGGTIVEPTSGNTGVGLALVAQQKGYKCIFVVPDKVGEDKRAVLQAYGAEVVVTPTSVAPDSPQSYYSVSDRLVTEIPGAYKPDQFSNPAAPGSHYETTGPEIWQDTDGRVTHCVIGAGTGGTITGTGRFLKEISADRPEADGGRVRIIGADPEGSVYSGGTGRPYFVEGVGEDMWPANYDKSVPDDVIAVTDADSFAMTRRLAREEGLLVGGSSGMAVVAALQTARDLPESAVVVVILPDSGRGYLAKIFNDQWMRSYGFLSGGEEASVGEVIKSKTGELPDLVHIHPNETVRDVINIMNEFGVSHIPVLSQEPPVVMGEVLGAVDERSLTSKLFRGEAKLTDKISEHMGPRLPVIGSLETISAARELLSDVDTVMVTFVGAPVGILTRHDLLAYLSN, encoded by the coding sequence ATGAAGTACGCGCAGTCCGTCCTGGACCTCATCGGAAACACGCCGCTCATCAAGCTCAACCACGTGACGGAAGGCCTCAAAGCCACTGTCCTGGTCAAGCTGGAATACATCAATCCCGGCGGTTCCATCAAGGACCGCATCGCGGTGAAAATGATCGAAGAGGCCGAACGGACCGGCAAGCTCCTGCCCGGCGGGACCATCGTTGAGCCGACGTCAGGCAACACCGGCGTGGGTCTGGCACTCGTGGCCCAGCAAAAGGGCTACAAGTGTATTTTTGTGGTGCCGGACAAGGTGGGCGAGGACAAGCGCGCCGTGCTTCAGGCTTATGGCGCCGAAGTGGTGGTCACGCCCACGTCCGTTGCCCCGGACAGCCCGCAGAGCTACTACAGCGTTTCGGACCGCCTGGTCACGGAAATTCCTGGCGCCTACAAGCCCGACCAGTTCTCCAACCCGGCCGCCCCCGGCAGCCACTACGAGACCACCGGACCGGAGATCTGGCAGGACACGGACGGCCGGGTGACTCACTGCGTGATCGGCGCCGGCACCGGCGGCACCATCACCGGCACCGGCCGTTTCCTCAAGGAGATCTCGGCAGACCGTCCGGAGGCCGACGGCGGCCGCGTCAGGATCATCGGGGCGGACCCCGAAGGTTCGGTCTACTCCGGCGGCACCGGGCGCCCGTACTTCGTCGAGGGCGTCGGTGAGGACATGTGGCCGGCCAACTACGACAAATCCGTCCCGGACGACGTCATCGCCGTCACCGACGCCGATTCCTTCGCCATGACCCGGAGGCTGGCCCGCGAGGAAGGGCTGCTGGTGGGCGGCTCGTCCGGCATGGCGGTGGTGGCAGCGCTGCAGACCGCCCGGGACCTCCCAGAAAGCGCCGTGGTGGTGGTCATCCTCCCGGACTCCGGCCGCGGCTACCTCGCCAAGATCTTCAACGACCAGTGGATGCGTTCCTACGGCTTCCTCTCCGGCGGCGAGGAAGCGTCCGTGGGCGAGGTCATCAAGTCCAAGACCGGCGAGCTGCCGGACCTGGTCCACATCCACCCCAACGAGACCGTCCGCGACGTCATCAACATCATGAACGAGTTCGGCGTCAGCCACATCCCGGTCCTCTCGCAGGAACCGCCGGTGGTGATGGGCGAGGTCCTCGGCGCCGTGGACGAGCGCAGCCTGACCTCCAAGCTGTTCCGCGGCGAGGCCAAGCTGACGGACAAGATCTCCGAGCACATGGGCCCCCGCCTGCCGGTCATCGGCTCGCTGGAAACCATCTCCGCAGCCCGCGAGCTGCTCTCCGACGTGGACACCGTGATGGTGACATTCGTCGGCGCCCCCGTGGGAATCCTCACCCGCCACGACCTCCTCGCCTACCTCAGCAACTAG
- a CDS encoding cystathionine gamma-synthase — MSVSENQGFNTRAVHAGQAFEPRTGAVVPPVHFSSTYAQDGIGGLRDGYEYGRGTNPTRDALQEQLAALEGGSHAYSFSSGLAAEDSLIRALTRPGDHIVLGNDAYGGTYRLIDGVLGDWGIGNTPVDMADLDAVRKAVAANKTRFVWVETPSNPLMKITDIEALAAIAHDAGALLVVDNTFASPYLQTPLALGADVVVHSTTKYIGGHSDVVGGAIVVNDAELAEKIGFVQFAVGAVSGPMDAFLTTRGLKTLGVRMDRHSDNGQAVAEWLLERPEVEAVLYPGLPSHPGHELAKKQMKKFGGMVSVQFKGGEAAARTVAENTSVFTLAESLGGIESLMNYPSEMTHASVKGTELAVPVNLIRLSCGIEDVEDLIADLERAFTFLK, encoded by the coding sequence ATGTCTGTTTCTGAAAACCAGGGTTTCAACACGCGCGCCGTCCACGCCGGCCAGGCCTTCGAGCCCCGCACCGGTGCTGTGGTCCCGCCGGTGCACTTCAGCTCCACCTACGCCCAGGACGGCATCGGCGGGCTCCGCGACGGTTACGAATACGGCCGTGGCACCAACCCCACGCGCGACGCCCTGCAGGAGCAACTCGCGGCGCTCGAAGGCGGAAGCCACGCGTACTCCTTCAGCTCCGGCCTCGCGGCGGAGGACTCCCTGATCCGGGCGCTGACCCGGCCGGGCGACCACATTGTGCTCGGCAACGACGCCTACGGCGGCACGTACAGGCTGATCGACGGCGTGCTTGGCGACTGGGGGATCGGCAACACCCCTGTGGACATGGCGGACCTGGACGCGGTGCGCAAGGCCGTGGCCGCGAACAAGACCCGCTTCGTCTGGGTGGAGACCCCCTCGAACCCGCTGATGAAGATCACCGATATTGAGGCGCTCGCCGCGATAGCGCACGACGCCGGGGCCCTCCTCGTGGTGGACAACACCTTCGCGTCGCCCTACCTGCAGACCCCGCTCGCCCTGGGTGCCGACGTCGTGGTTCACTCCACCACCAAGTACATCGGCGGGCACTCCGACGTGGTGGGCGGCGCCATCGTGGTCAACGACGCGGAGCTCGCGGAGAAGATCGGCTTTGTGCAGTTCGCCGTGGGCGCGGTGTCCGGGCCCATGGACGCGTTCCTCACCACCCGTGGCCTGAAGACGCTCGGCGTTCGCATGGACCGGCACAGCGACAACGGCCAGGCCGTGGCCGAATGGCTGCTCGAGCGCCCGGAGGTGGAGGCCGTCCTGTACCCGGGCCTGCCCTCCCACCCCGGCCACGAGCTGGCCAAGAAGCAGATGAAGAAGTTCGGCGGCATGGTGTCCGTCCAGTTCAAGGGCGGCGAGGCGGCGGCCCGCACCGTCGCGGAAAACACGTCCGTGTTCACGCTGGCCGAATCCCTGGGCGGCATCGAATCGCTGATGAACTACCCGTCCGAGATGACCCACGCATCGGTCAAGGGCACGGAACTGGCTGTTCCCGTCAACCTGATCCGGCTGTCCTGCGGCATCGAGGACGTGGAAGACCTCATCGCGGACCTGGAGCGGGCCTTCACCTTCCTCAAGTAG
- a CDS encoding winged helix-turn-helix transcriptional regulator: MVLRSDWSQRNCSMARGLDILGDPWSMLVLREVFFGNGRFDAMKSRLAVADSVLTRRLAGLVESGLLEKKAYDDGGRARQEYVLTPKGEDALPVLNAVVIWAEKHLPAPSDQAHMYVIHSGCGQRTSSADTCTGCGERLTAANTSWHSLTRTDAPVQLATAA; the protein is encoded by the coding sequence ATGGTACTCCGCTCCGACTGGTCCCAGCGCAACTGCAGCATGGCACGCGGTCTCGATATTTTGGGTGACCCCTGGAGCATGCTGGTGCTCCGCGAGGTCTTTTTCGGCAACGGGCGCTTCGACGCCATGAAGTCCCGGCTCGCCGTCGCGGACTCGGTGCTCACCAGGCGCCTGGCGGGCCTCGTGGAGTCGGGGCTGCTCGAGAAGAAGGCGTACGACGACGGCGGCCGCGCCCGCCAGGAGTACGTCCTGACTCCCAAAGGTGAGGACGCCCTCCCTGTCCTGAACGCCGTGGTTATATGGGCGGAAAAGCACCTCCCGGCGCCGTCTGACCAGGCCCACATGTATGTCATCCACTCCGGCTGTGGCCAGCGGACCAGCTCCGCGGACACCTGCACCGGCTGCGGGGAACGGCTGACGGCCGCGAACACCAGCTGGCACAGCCTCACCCGGACGGACGCGCCCGTGCAACTGGCCACCGCCGCATGA
- a CDS encoding MFS transporter, whose translation MSTTETTRRRRLHPAWIVAAVAFLALVGAAGFRAAPGVLMVPLQQEFGWSTTVLSAAVSINLVLFGLTAPFAAALMERFGIRAVTATALVMIGAGSALTVLVTQSWQILLTWGLLIGLGTGSMALVFAATIANTWFSESRGLVIGILTAGSAAGQLVFLPFIAMLAQDPGWRQASLLIAAGALAVVPLVLKFLKNSPADVGALPYGETASEEGTAESPAAAADPMESGRSSNAAVRALQVLKRASKVRTFWALVAGFAICGATTNGLIGTHFIPSAHDHGMPETTAAGLLAVVGIFDILGTIASGWLTDRYNPKILLAVYYQFRGIGLLVLPLLLSATVQPSMIVFVVIYGLDWVATVPPTAAICRKTFGADGSVVFGWVFAAHQLGAAAAALGAGAIRDATGQYTYAWFGAAAMCTIAAVISATIRKDAGAKEPVPVGTA comes from the coding sequence ATGAGCACCACCGAAACAACCCGCCGCCGGCGCCTGCACCCCGCCTGGATCGTCGCGGCCGTCGCCTTCCTGGCCCTCGTGGGCGCCGCCGGATTCCGGGCCGCCCCGGGTGTGCTCATGGTGCCGCTGCAGCAGGAGTTCGGCTGGTCCACCACTGTCCTGTCCGCAGCCGTCAGCATCAATCTGGTGCTCTTTGGCCTGACCGCCCCCTTCGCCGCGGCCCTGATGGAACGGTTCGGGATCCGGGCCGTCACCGCCACCGCCCTGGTGATGATCGGCGCCGGCAGCGCGCTCACGGTCCTGGTCACCCAGTCCTGGCAGATCCTCCTGACCTGGGGACTGCTGATCGGGCTCGGCACCGGCTCCATGGCGCTCGTCTTCGCCGCCACCATCGCCAACACCTGGTTCTCCGAGAGCCGGGGCCTGGTGATCGGCATCCTGACCGCCGGCAGCGCCGCGGGCCAGCTGGTCTTCCTGCCGTTCATCGCCATGCTGGCCCAGGATCCGGGCTGGCGGCAGGCCTCGCTGCTGATCGCAGCCGGCGCACTGGCGGTGGTTCCGCTGGTGCTGAAGTTCCTCAAGAACTCACCGGCCGACGTCGGCGCCTTGCCTTACGGTGAAACGGCATCTGAGGAGGGAACGGCTGAGTCCCCTGCTGCGGCAGCGGACCCCATGGAAAGCGGGCGCAGCAGCAACGCCGCAGTCCGCGCCCTCCAGGTGCTCAAGCGGGCCAGCAAAGTGCGGACATTCTGGGCGCTGGTGGCAGGTTTTGCGATCTGCGGCGCCACCACGAACGGGCTGATCGGCACCCACTTCATCCCCTCCGCCCACGACCACGGCATGCCCGAAACCACCGCAGCCGGGCTGCTCGCCGTCGTCGGGATCTTTGACATCCTGGGGACCATCGCCTCCGGCTGGCTGACCGACCGCTACAACCCCAAAATCCTGCTGGCCGTCTACTACCAGTTCCGGGGGATCGGCCTGCTGGTGCTGCCGCTGCTCCTGAGCGCCACCGTCCAGCCGAGCATGATCGTTTTTGTGGTGATCTACGGCCTGGACTGGGTGGCGACGGTACCGCCCACCGCGGCAATCTGCCGGAAAACGTTCGGCGCGGACGGCAGCGTGGTGTTCGGCTGGGTGTTCGCGGCCCACCAACTGGGCGCGGCCGCCGCTGCCCTCGGCGCCGGTGCCATCCGGGACGCCACCGGCCAGTACACCTACGCCTGGTTCGGCGCGGCCGCCATGTGCACCATCGCCGCCGTGATCAGCGCGACCATCCGCAAGGACGCAGGCGCCAAGGAACCCGTCCCGGTCGGAACTGCGTAA